The following are encoded together in the Microterricola viridarii genome:
- the folP gene encoding dihydropteroate synthase: MTAPPVRQDAATSFPQPQLRYPLRQIGERSFDFSRQVAVMAVVNRTPDSFYDRGATFALDHAVRASLSAVEVGADWVDIGGVPFAPGPELAVDEECARVLPVVQALRAASDCVISVDTFQPEVARRGIEAGATVINDTTGLFHPELADVVADSAATLVITHSLASPRTQYPHPQYGDVVAEISEFLLRRVELAVSRGVPEERIIIDPGHDLNKNTLHTLEITRRLGELTALGHPVLVAVSNKDFIGETLDAPRGERLEGSLAAMVACVLAGARIVRMHNVPESVAAVRMTEGILGLRQPSYLKHNMGEFNVQG, encoded by the coding sequence ATGACGGCCCCTCCGGTGCGACAGGATGCGGCGACGAGCTTCCCGCAGCCGCAGCTGCGGTATCCGTTACGCCAGATCGGTGAACGCAGCTTTGACTTCTCACGGCAGGTCGCGGTGATGGCGGTGGTGAACCGCACACCGGACTCCTTCTACGACCGAGGTGCGACGTTCGCGCTGGACCACGCCGTTCGGGCCTCCCTGTCAGCGGTGGAGGTCGGCGCCGACTGGGTCGACATCGGCGGGGTGCCGTTCGCCCCGGGGCCGGAACTCGCCGTCGATGAGGAGTGCGCGCGGGTGTTGCCCGTCGTGCAAGCGCTCCGGGCGGCATCCGACTGTGTGATCTCTGTCGACACCTTCCAGCCAGAGGTCGCCCGCCGCGGCATCGAGGCAGGGGCGACAGTGATCAACGACACCACCGGCCTGTTCCACCCGGAGCTGGCCGATGTGGTCGCCGACAGCGCGGCCACGCTGGTAATCACCCACAGCCTGGCCAGCCCACGCACGCAATACCCGCACCCGCAATACGGCGACGTCGTGGCCGAGATCTCTGAGTTCCTGCTGCGCCGGGTCGAGTTGGCCGTGTCACGCGGGGTGCCGGAGGAGCGCATCATCATCGACCCCGGCCACGACCTGAACAAAAACACGCTGCACACGCTGGAGATCACCCGCCGGCTTGGCGAGCTCACCGCCCTCGGGCACCCGGTGCTCGTGGCGGTCTCGAACAAGGACTTCATCGGCGAGACGCTCGATGCCCCGCGGGGTGAGCGGCTCGAGGGTTCCCTCGCGGCGATGGTCGCGTGCGTGCTGGCCGGTGCCCGCATTGTTCGCATGCATAATGTTCCCGAGAGTGTCGCGGCTGTGCGCATGACCGAGGGGATATTGGGTCTGCGCCAGCCGAGCTATCTGAAACACAACATGGGGGAGTTCAATGTTCAAGGATGA
- a CDS encoding NAD(P)/FAD-dependent oxidoreductase produces the protein MSESGTADHEHLVIVGGGLAAASAAAGIRDAGFGGRVSIVAGEAEYPYIRPPLSKEYLTGSAERSSIFVHDDGWYAEQDIRVLRGQRASALSTESHSLTLADGGAMRFDKLLLATGARSRRYAGPGAELGGVHHLRTVGESEALAAELSAGGRRVVIVGSGWIGLEVASAARGYGNEVTVLGREATPLEFAVGPDIGMVFDALHRANGVDLRNSSAVTAIEGSGGMATGVRLAAGELIAADVVVVGIGALPNTELAEAAGLTVDNGIVVDAGFRSSHPDVYAAGDVANVFHPVLAQPLRVEHWATARDAGFAAGESMAGKSVEYAQIPYFYTDQFDLGMEYSGYGILTAGAELVIRGDLANREFVAFWLRENKVVAGMNVNVWDVNESVQALIRGEVTVDAARLADPAVTLDSLLAGAIA, from the coding sequence ATGAGCGAGTCGGGCACGGCCGACCACGAGCACCTCGTCATCGTGGGTGGTGGGCTCGCGGCGGCCAGCGCCGCTGCGGGCATCCGGGATGCCGGATTCGGCGGCCGGGTGAGTATCGTCGCCGGAGAGGCGGAATACCCCTATATCCGCCCGCCGCTCTCCAAGGAATACCTGACCGGGAGCGCGGAACGCTCGAGCATCTTCGTGCACGACGACGGCTGGTACGCCGAGCAGGACATCCGGGTGCTGCGCGGGCAGCGGGCGAGCGCCCTCTCGACCGAGTCCCACAGCCTGACCCTGGCCGACGGCGGCGCCATGCGCTTCGACAAGCTCCTGCTCGCGACGGGCGCCCGCTCACGCCGCTACGCCGGCCCCGGCGCCGAGCTCGGCGGTGTGCACCACCTCCGCACGGTGGGGGAGTCCGAGGCGCTCGCCGCGGAACTCTCGGCGGGCGGCCGCCGGGTGGTGATCGTCGGGTCGGGCTGGATCGGCCTCGAGGTGGCGTCCGCCGCCCGCGGCTACGGCAACGAGGTGACCGTGCTCGGGCGGGAAGCTACGCCATTGGAGTTCGCGGTCGGCCCCGACATCGGGATGGTGTTCGATGCACTGCACCGGGCGAACGGCGTCGACCTGCGCAACTCCTCCGCGGTGACGGCCATCGAGGGCAGCGGCGGCATGGCCACCGGGGTGCGGCTGGCCGCCGGCGAGTTGATCGCCGCCGATGTCGTCGTCGTCGGGATCGGCGCGCTGCCGAACACCGAACTGGCGGAGGCCGCCGGGCTCACCGTCGACAACGGCATCGTCGTCGACGCGGGCTTTCGCAGCTCGCACCCCGACGTCTACGCGGCGGGAGACGTTGCCAACGTGTTCCACCCGGTCCTCGCCCAGCCGCTCCGCGTCGAGCACTGGGCGACGGCCAGAGACGCCGGCTTCGCTGCCGGAGAATCGATGGCGGGCAAGAGCGTCGAGTACGCCCAGATCCCCTACTTCTACACCGATCAGTTCGATCTCGGCATGGAGTATTCCGGATACGGCATATTGACGGCCGGCGCGGAGCTGGTGATTCGTGGTGACCTCGCCAACCGGGAATTCGTGGCGTTCTGGCTGCGCGAGAACAAGGTCGTGGCCGGCATGAACGTGAACGTCTGGGATGTGAACGAGAGCGTGCAGGCGCTGATCCGGGGAGAGGTGACGGTGGACGCGGCGCGGCTGGCCGACCCCGCCGTGACCCTGGATTCGCTCCTGGCCGGGGCCATCGCATGA
- the folE gene encoding GTP cyclohydrolase I, whose product MPRQNAAVVTAFDDKAASPERRPVRAIAARRRPDREKAIAAVGQLLQALGRDPDSPHLADTPRRVADAFIEMLTPREFTATTFENEAGYAELVLVRDIPFTSLCEHPLLPFQGIAHIGYLPGERIIGLSKLARVLEHFSRELQVQERLTQQVADWLNEELGARGVGVVLEAEHQCMAARGARVTGSRTTTSAWHGELRSDRAARAEFLQLSGIGAASEEGTGS is encoded by the coding sequence ATGCCCAGACAGAACGCAGCTGTCGTCACCGCATTCGACGACAAGGCCGCTTCGCCCGAGCGCCGCCCCGTGCGCGCGATCGCCGCGCGACGCAGGCCGGACCGCGAGAAGGCCATTGCGGCCGTTGGCCAACTTCTGCAGGCCCTCGGTCGAGACCCGGATTCGCCGCACCTGGCAGACACCCCGCGTCGGGTCGCCGACGCCTTCATCGAGATGCTCACGCCGCGCGAGTTCACGGCGACGACGTTCGAGAACGAGGCAGGCTACGCGGAGCTCGTGCTGGTGCGCGACATCCCGTTCACCTCTCTCTGCGAGCACCCCCTTCTGCCGTTCCAGGGCATCGCGCACATCGGCTACCTGCCGGGGGAACGCATCATCGGCTTGTCGAAGCTGGCGCGGGTGCTCGAGCACTTCTCCCGCGAACTGCAGGTGCAGGAGCGTCTCACCCAACAGGTCGCAGACTGGCTGAACGAGGAGCTGGGCGCGCGCGGCGTCGGGGTCGTGCTCGAGGCGGAACACCAATGCATGGCGGCCAGGGGTGCCAGGGTCACCGGCAGCCGCACCACGACGAGCGCCTGGCACGGTGAGCTGCGCAGCGACAGGGCGGCCAGGGCAGAGTTTCTGCAGTTGAGCGGCATCGGCGCCGCCTCGGAGGAGGGGACGGGCTCATGA
- a CDS encoding helix-turn-helix transcriptional regulator yields the protein MSSPPPLPERVSAVATLDDPVRRSLYELVSQSPVPLGRDAAASTLGLSRSTTAFHLDRLAEVGLLAVEFRRLSGKTGPGAGRPAKLYSRADGEICISVPARQYDLAGELMAAAISESGQSGEPVLDTLARVAAHAGRAIGAASADLSSALTANGFEPRAEDDGGIVLGNCPFHRLAETHTAVVCSLNYQLLCGIADGAGDAAHTIVADPDAGECCVRAVPVPQIPQ from the coding sequence ATGTCCAGCCCGCCACCACTGCCAGAGCGCGTCAGCGCGGTCGCCACCCTCGACGACCCAGTGCGCCGCTCGCTCTACGAGTTGGTCTCGCAGAGCCCCGTTCCGCTCGGGCGCGACGCCGCGGCCTCAACCCTCGGCCTCAGCCGCAGCACCACAGCCTTTCACCTCGACCGACTGGCCGAGGTGGGCCTCCTCGCTGTGGAGTTCCGCCGCCTGAGCGGCAAGACGGGGCCAGGGGCCGGGCGCCCGGCCAAGTTGTACAGCCGGGCAGATGGTGAAATCTGCATCAGCGTGCCCGCCCGCCAGTACGACCTCGCCGGTGAGCTGATGGCGGCGGCTATCAGTGAGTCCGGCCAGAGCGGAGAGCCCGTGCTCGACACCCTCGCCCGCGTCGCCGCGCACGCCGGGCGCGCGATCGGAGCGGCATCCGCCGATCTGAGCAGTGCGCTGACCGCGAACGGCTTCGAGCCGCGCGCGGAGGACGATGGCGGCATCGTGCTCGGCAACTGCCCGTTCCACCGACTCGCTGAGACACACACGGCCGTCGTCTGCTCACTGAATTACCAGCTGCTGTGCGGCATCGCCGACGGTGCGGGCGACGCCGCCCACACGATCGTCGCCGATCCGGATGCCGGGGAGTGCTGCGTGCGCGCCGTCCCTGTCCCACAAATCCCTCAATAG
- a CDS encoding response regulator transcription factor: MTDGPRILIVDDEPNIRDLLTTSLRFAGFAVRAVGNGAQAISAVLEEEPDLIILDVMLPDMNGFGVTKRLRSAGYTAPILFLTAKDDTEDKITGLTVGGDDYVTKPFSLDEIVARIKAILRRTMHAEEDAIIRTGELTMDQDTHEVLVGDEPIELSPTEFKLLRYLMLNPNRVLSKAQILDHVWEYDFNGDAGIVESYISYLRRKLDQHSSEPLIQTKRGFGYMLKSKG, encoded by the coding sequence ATGACCGACGGACCTCGCATTCTCATTGTTGACGACGAGCCCAACATCAGGGACCTCCTCACCACCAGCCTGCGCTTTGCCGGATTTGCTGTCCGCGCTGTCGGAAACGGCGCCCAGGCAATCTCAGCTGTGCTGGAGGAAGAGCCGGACCTGATCATCCTCGACGTCATGCTGCCCGACATGAACGGCTTCGGCGTGACCAAGCGCCTCCGTTCGGCTGGCTACACGGCCCCCATCCTGTTCCTCACCGCCAAGGACGACACGGAAGACAAGATCACCGGTCTCACGGTCGGCGGCGATGACTACGTGACCAAGCCGTTCAGCCTCGACGAGATCGTGGCGCGCATCAAGGCGATCCTGCGCCGCACCATGCACGCGGAGGAAGACGCGATCATCCGCACGGGCGAGCTCACCATGGACCAGGACACCCACGAGGTGCTCGTCGGCGACGAGCCGATCGAGCTCTCCCCCACCGAGTTCAAGCTGCTGCGCTACCTGATGCTGAACCCGAACCGTGTGCTGTCCAAGGCGCAGATCCTCGACCACGTCTGGGAGTACGACTTCAACGGCGACGCCGGCATCGTGGAGAGCTACATCTCCTACCTGCGCCGCAAGCTCGACCAGCACTCCAGCGAGCCGCTGATCCAGACGAAGCGCGGCTTCGGCTACATGCTGAAGTCCAAGGGCTGA
- a CDS encoding sensor histidine kinase has translation MHQSLTERWSRVSLRTKITGVTVLMLTLGLLVAGIGTMTMLRVYVLAQMDARLVTTASSQGTIEQLVTVSCEPTLNTTRERMSSEYFVAIFDDSGKLCNFNWKNRPADELPVPTFSLDLASMIKAEGRVFDLTDKTGNTTFHAVAVPVNLSNGPEGTMGVALVAVSLAETEKTLATYLSIFLGFGVGVIILGALITRMLVTTTFAPLREVERTAAAIADGDFSQRLGGATPNTEVGRLNRSLNTMLNRIDRAFKDRARTIDQMRRFVGDASHELRTPLVSVRGYAELYRMGALQTPEEVAQAMERIEKEAIRMGGLVEDLLELARLDETKPLALAPVDLVPLARDAALDAMASSPGRTITVLTPAPVERVDTGEIAPPLTRPAPPEGVSNATGPIAFAGATLARLRSRKPRRPGVETPLSAAITAGPIEDAHSVMVLAEENKIRQVFTNLLGNAMRFTPVDSPIEISVSLDRNTERASFAIIDHGEGIPPQIREKIFQRFWRADTSRARETGGSGLGLAIVSSIVAAHNGSVDVVETPGGGATFRVNLPLADSAAAPKPLVPGDTTR, from the coding sequence ATGCACCAGTCACTGACCGAACGTTGGAGCCGCGTCTCCCTCCGCACCAAGATCACCGGCGTGACCGTGCTGATGCTGACGCTGGGCCTCCTGGTGGCCGGCATCGGGACCATGACGATGCTGCGCGTCTACGTGCTCGCCCAGATGGACGCCCGGCTCGTGACGACAGCCTCGTCCCAGGGCACGATCGAACAGCTCGTCACGGTGAGCTGCGAGCCGACGCTCAACACCACGCGTGAGCGGATGTCCTCCGAGTACTTCGTCGCGATCTTCGACGACTCCGGCAAGCTCTGCAACTTCAACTGGAAGAACCGACCGGCCGACGAGCTTCCCGTGCCCACGTTCTCGCTCGATCTGGCCTCGATGATCAAGGCAGAGGGCCGCGTTTTCGACCTCACCGACAAGACCGGCAACACGACATTCCACGCCGTCGCCGTGCCGGTCAACCTCAGCAACGGGCCAGAGGGCACCATGGGCGTCGCGCTCGTGGCCGTCTCGCTCGCCGAGACCGAGAAGACTCTCGCCACCTACTTGTCGATCTTCCTGGGCTTCGGCGTCGGTGTCATCATCCTCGGCGCCTTGATCACCCGGATGCTGGTGACCACGACCTTCGCGCCGCTGCGCGAGGTCGAGCGCACCGCCGCTGCCATCGCCGACGGCGACTTCAGCCAGCGCCTCGGCGGGGCCACCCCCAACACCGAGGTCGGCCGGCTGAACCGCTCGCTGAACACGATGCTCAACCGCATCGATCGCGCCTTCAAGGACCGCGCCCGCACGATCGACCAGATGCGCCGCTTCGTCGGCGACGCCAGCCACGAGCTGCGCACCCCGCTCGTCTCGGTGCGCGGCTACGCCGAGCTGTACCGGATGGGCGCGCTGCAGACGCCGGAGGAAGTCGCCCAGGCCATGGAGCGCATCGAGAAGGAAGCCATCCGGATGGGCGGTCTGGTCGAGGACCTGCTCGAACTGGCCAGGCTGGACGAGACCAAGCCGCTGGCGCTGGCCCCCGTCGACCTGGTGCCATTGGCGCGGGACGCGGCGCTCGATGCCATGGCGTCCTCCCCCGGCCGCACCATCACCGTCCTCACCCCCGCGCCCGTCGAACGGGTCGATACGGGCGAGATCGCCCCGCCGCTCACCCGCCCGGCCCCGCCGGAGGGTGTCAGCAACGCCACCGGCCCGATCGCCTTCGCCGGGGCCACCCTGGCCAGGCTGCGCAGCCGCAAGCCGCGCCGGCCCGGAGTGGAGACCCCGCTCAGCGCCGCCATCACGGCTGGCCCGATCGAAGACGCGCACTCGGTCATGGTCCTGGCCGAGGAGAACAAGATCCGCCAGGTGTTCACGAACCTGCTCGGCAACGCGATGCGCTTCACCCCCGTCGACAGTCCGATCGAGATCAGCGTGAGCCTCGACCGCAACACCGAGCGCGCCTCGTTCGCGATCATCGACCACGGTGAGGGCATCCCGCCGCAGATCCGCGAGAAGATCTTCCAGCGTTTCTGGCGTGCCGACACCTCTCGTGCCCGCGAGACCGGCGGCAGCGGCCTGGGCCTCGCGATCGTTTCCTCGATCGTGGCCGCGCACAACGGCAGCGTCGACGTCGTCGAGACGCCGGGCGGCGGCGCCACCTTCCGGGTGAACCTGCCGCTGGCCGACTCCGCCGCCGCGCCGAAGCCCCTCGTGCCGGGAGACACCACCCGCTAG
- a CDS encoding WXG100 family type VII secretion target, protein MPQFSVDSDQIIATSNVVQAGIERLRAEAHSLTAQVNNLQGAWAGQASSAFQAAAGDWRTMNLQVDAILAALGQSLGSAGTHYAEIEQANARLFLR, encoded by the coding sequence ATGCCGCAATTCAGTGTGGACAGCGACCAGATCATCGCGACCTCGAACGTCGTCCAGGCAGGGATCGAGCGACTGCGGGCGGAGGCGCACAGCCTCACCGCTCAGGTCAACAACCTGCAGGGTGCTTGGGCGGGCCAAGCCTCGAGCGCGTTCCAGGCTGCAGCGGGAGACTGGCGCACCATGAACTTGCAGGTCGATGCGATCCTCGCCGCGCTGGGCCAGTCGCTCGGCTCCGCCGGCACGCACTACGCCGAGATCGAGCAGGCCAACGCGCGCCTGTTCCTGCGCTAG
- the groL gene encoding chaperonin GroEL (60 kDa chaperone family; promotes refolding of misfolded polypeptides especially under stressful conditions; forms two stacked rings of heptamers to form a barrel-shaped 14mer; ends can be capped by GroES; misfolded proteins enter the barrel where they are refolded when GroES binds), with amino-acid sequence MAKIIAFNEEARRGLERGLNILADTVKVTLGPRGRNVVLEKKWGAPTITNDGVSIAKEIELDDPYEKIGAELVKEVAKKTDDVAGDGTTTATVLAQALVREGLRNVAAGADPISLKRGIEKATAAVIAELVANAKEVETKEEIAATASISAGDAEIGAIIAEAIDKVGKEGVVTVEESNTFGTELELTEGMRFDKGFLSAYFVTDPDRQEAVFEDPYILIVNGKVSNIKDLLPIVDKVIQTGKQLLIIAEDVDGEALATLVVNKIRGIFKSVAVKAPGFGDRRKAQLQDIAILTGGQVISEEVGLKLENATLDLLGKARKVVITKDETTIVEGAGDVEAIAGRVAQIRAEIENTDSDYDREKLQERLAKLAGGVAVIKAGAATEVELKERKHRIEDAVRNAKAAVEEGIVAGGGVALIQAGKTAFEGEAILALVGDEATGAQIVRVAIDAPLKQIALNAGLEPGVVADKVRNLPVGHGLNAATGEYVDMLAAGINDPVKVTRSALLNASSIAGLFLTTEAVVADKPEKNPAPMGDPSGGMDF; translated from the coding sequence ATGGCAAAGATCATTGCTTTCAACGAAGAGGCCCGTCGCGGCCTTGAGCGTGGCCTCAACATTCTGGCCGACACCGTCAAGGTGACCCTCGGCCCGCGCGGCCGCAACGTCGTTCTGGAGAAGAAGTGGGGCGCCCCCACGATCACCAACGATGGCGTCTCCATCGCCAAGGAGATCGAGCTCGACGACCCGTACGAGAAGATCGGCGCGGAGCTCGTCAAGGAGGTCGCCAAGAAGACCGATGACGTCGCCGGCGACGGAACCACCACCGCCACCGTGCTCGCACAGGCCCTGGTCCGCGAAGGCCTGCGCAACGTCGCAGCCGGCGCCGACCCCATCAGCCTCAAGCGCGGCATCGAGAAGGCGACCGCTGCGGTCATCGCCGAGCTCGTCGCCAACGCCAAGGAGGTTGAGACGAAGGAAGAGATCGCCGCAACCGCGTCCATCTCTGCCGGCGACGCCGAGATCGGCGCCATCATCGCCGAGGCCATCGACAAGGTCGGCAAGGAAGGTGTTGTCACCGTCGAGGAGTCGAACACCTTCGGCACCGAGCTCGAGCTCACCGAGGGCATGCGCTTCGACAAGGGCTTCCTGTCGGCATACTTCGTCACCGACCCCGACCGTCAGGAAGCGGTCTTCGAAGACCCCTACATCCTGATCGTCAACGGCAAGGTCAGCAACATCAAGGACCTCCTGCCGATCGTCGACAAGGTCATCCAGACCGGCAAGCAGCTCCTCATCATCGCCGAGGACGTCGACGGCGAGGCCCTGGCCACGCTCGTCGTGAACAAGATCCGTGGCATCTTCAAGTCGGTCGCCGTCAAGGCCCCCGGCTTCGGTGACCGCCGCAAGGCTCAGCTGCAGGACATCGCCATCCTCACCGGTGGCCAGGTCATCTCCGAGGAGGTCGGTCTCAAGCTCGAGAACGCCACCCTCGACCTGCTGGGCAAGGCTCGCAAGGTTGTCATCACCAAGGACGAGACGACCATCGTCGAGGGTGCTGGCGACGTCGAGGCCATCGCTGGCCGCGTCGCGCAGATCCGCGCCGAGATCGAGAACACCGACAGCGACTACGACCGCGAGAAGCTGCAGGAGCGCCTGGCCAAGCTGGCCGGTGGCGTTGCAGTCATCAAGGCCGGTGCCGCCACGGAGGTTGAGCTCAAGGAGCGCAAGCACCGCATCGAGGACGCCGTTCGCAACGCGAAGGCTGCCGTCGAAGAGGGCATCGTCGCCGGTGGTGGCGTCGCCCTGATCCAGGCCGGCAAGACCGCCTTCGAAGGCGAGGCCATCCTGGCCCTCGTCGGCGACGAGGCGACCGGTGCCCAGATCGTGCGCGTTGCAATCGACGCCCCGCTCAAGCAGATCGCCCTCAACGCCGGCCTCGAGCCGGGCGTTGTTGCAGACAAGGTGCGCAACCTGCCCGTCGGTCACGGCCTCAACGCCGCGACCGGTGAGTACGTTGACATGCTCGCTGCTGGCATCAACGACCCGGTGAAGGTCACCCGCTCCGCGCTGCTGAACGCATCGTCGATCGCTGGCCTGTTCCTCACCACCGAGGCCGTCGTCGCCGACAAGCCGGAGAAGAACCCGGCCCCGATGGGTGACCCGTCGGGCGGCATGGACTTCTAA
- a CDS encoding DUF3048 domain-containing protein, with the protein MSIATSFRMPSARRLVAATLAAGLLLATAACAAEEPAGPAVKTPRPTETALPAPPQPVLAPLRGTIAPEGAMKRPALAAKIDNHEGARPQLGLERTDIVFEELVEGGLTRYVAIWHSDLPDEVGPVRSVRPMDPDIVTPFGGIIAYSGGQEVFVDMMMNTPVVNAVFDFDDTGLFYRDDVHESPHDVIVRATELVGRHTELPAPPAQFEYAEASAVPTSVTEGPGHSALQLRFSDSRWPSWVWDAAGGGWLRSQEGEPDLDAAGAQLRASNVVTLLVEIDEDTFPDIPRTLMIGAGEAWVSSGGSTVHGIWRKDSPAGSIRLVSDLGTPILLAPGNTWVELVPSSGSVEIIP; encoded by the coding sequence GTGAGTATCGCCACGTCATTCCGGATGCCGTCCGCTCGGCGCCTCGTCGCCGCCACACTGGCCGCCGGGCTGCTGCTCGCAACCGCGGCCTGCGCCGCCGAAGAGCCAGCCGGGCCGGCGGTCAAGACCCCGCGGCCCACGGAAACGGCGCTGCCGGCGCCGCCCCAGCCGGTTCTCGCACCGCTGCGCGGCACCATAGCCCCAGAGGGGGCGATGAAGCGCCCAGCGCTGGCCGCGAAGATTGACAATCACGAAGGCGCCCGGCCGCAGCTGGGGTTGGAACGCACTGACATCGTGTTCGAGGAACTCGTCGAGGGCGGCCTGACCCGGTACGTCGCCATTTGGCACTCCGATCTGCCGGACGAGGTGGGACCCGTGCGTTCCGTGCGCCCGATGGACCCAGACATCGTCACCCCCTTCGGCGGCATCATCGCCTACTCGGGCGGCCAGGAGGTGTTCGTCGACATGATGATGAACACCCCCGTGGTCAACGCCGTCTTCGACTTCGACGACACCGGGCTCTTCTACCGCGACGACGTGCACGAGTCCCCGCACGACGTCATCGTGCGTGCCACCGAGCTCGTCGGCCGTCACACCGAGCTGCCGGCACCGCCCGCGCAGTTCGAGTACGCCGAGGCGTCCGCGGTGCCGACATCCGTCACGGAGGGCCCCGGACACTCCGCGCTGCAGCTTCGCTTCTCTGACTCCCGGTGGCCGAGTTGGGTCTGGGATGCCGCCGGCGGCGGCTGGCTGCGCTCGCAGGAGGGCGAACCGGACCTGGACGCGGCCGGGGCGCAGTTGCGCGCGAGCAACGTTGTCACGCTGCTGGTCGAGATCGATGAGGACACGTTCCCCGACATCCCGCGCACGCTGATGATCGGGGCAGGCGAGGCCTGGGTGTCCAGCGGGGGCAGCACGGTGCACGGCATCTGGCGCAAAGACTCCCCGGCCGGGAGCATCCGCCTGGTCAGCGATCTCGGCACGCCGATCCTGCTGGCGCCGGGCAACACGTGGGTTGAGTTGGTGCCGAGCTCCGGCAGCGTCGAGATCATTCCGTGA
- a CDS encoding LytR C-terminal domain-containing protein, with product MATSFQHDRFDEIPSNLERVGAHRVPRKRGKGWVAFGWAALATVVLIGAGVAALFVLNNNLSAGTDTAAAPQSSESAPPAAETPAVQPTVDPALAVTVLNGTARSGLAASVGDTLVAAGWNVTTRSNAATEDVAVSTVFYSDPALEGAALGAAQSVPGAGIALSQDFVDLADANLVVVVGDNFPATE from the coding sequence ATGGCAACTTCGTTCCAACACGATCGCTTCGACGAGATTCCCAGCAACCTTGAGCGTGTCGGCGCGCACCGCGTGCCGCGCAAGCGCGGCAAGGGCTGGGTCGCGTTCGGCTGGGCAGCGCTCGCCACCGTCGTGCTCATCGGCGCCGGAGTGGCCGCCCTGTTCGTGCTCAACAACAACCTCTCCGCCGGCACCGACACCGCCGCCGCGCCGCAGAGCTCGGAGTCGGCCCCGCCCGCAGCCGAGACGCCCGCCGTGCAGCCGACCGTCGACCCCGCCTTAGCCGTCACCGTGTTGAACGGCACCGCGCGGTCCGGCCTGGCCGCCTCGGTCGGTGACACCCTCGTCGCCGCCGGCTGGAACGTGACCACCCGTTCCAACGCCGCCACCGAAGACGTGGCCGTGTCCACCGTCTTCTACTCCGACCCGGCGCTCGAGGGTGCCGCACTCGGGGCGGCGCAGTCCGTGCCCGGCGCGGGGATCGCCCTCTCGCAGGACTTCGTCGACCTCGCCGACGCGAACCTCGTCGTGGTCGTCGGCGACAACTTCCCGGCCACCGAGTAG
- a CDS encoding DUF3263 domain-containing protein — translation MDKSGDSDPNNPTPEHGADSGALSERELAILAFEGHWFKHAGAKEQAIRTELGLSAARYYQVLGAIIDRPAALAHDPMLVKRLLRMREARAHARARRSLGGQSTL, via the coding sequence ATGGACAAGTCTGGCGACTCCGACCCGAACAACCCCACACCGGAGCACGGCGCCGACTCCGGTGCGCTCAGTGAGCGCGAGCTGGCCATCCTGGCTTTCGAGGGCCACTGGTTCAAGCACGCCGGGGCCAAGGAACAGGCGATCCGCACCGAGCTCGGCCTGTCGGCCGCACGGTATTATCAAGTTCTCGGTGCCATCATTGACCGGCCAGCGGCGCTCGCCCACGATCCGATGCTCGTCAAGCGCCTGCTGCGCATGCGCGAGGCCAGGGCCCACGCCCGGGCTCGGCGCTCCCTCGGCGGGCAGAGCACGCTGTGA
- the msrB gene encoding peptide-methionine (R)-S-oxide reductase MsrB: MSYEVNKSDDEWRAELGEESFAVLRQAATERPWTGPLLDEERAGVYTCGACNAELFQSGTKFDSGCGWPSFYESVRPEAVELIEDDTLGMTRTEVRCARCGSHLGHVFPDGFGTPTGDRYCMNSVALNFTAAPPTE, translated from the coding sequence ATGAGCTACGAAGTAAACAAGAGCGACGACGAGTGGCGGGCCGAGCTCGGCGAGGAGAGCTTCGCCGTGCTGCGCCAGGCGGCGACCGAGCGCCCGTGGACCGGGCCGCTCCTCGATGAGGAACGCGCCGGCGTCTACACCTGCGGCGCCTGTAACGCCGAGCTGTTCCAGAGCGGCACCAAGTTCGACTCCGGCTGCGGCTGGCCGAGCTTCTACGAGTCGGTGCGCCCGGAGGCCGTGGAGCTGATCGAAGACGACACCCTCGGCATGACCAGGACAGAGGTGCGCTGCGCCCGGTGCGGCTCCCACCTCGGTCACGTCTTTCCCGACGGTTTCGGCACGCCGACCGGCGACCGCTACTGCATGAACTCGGTGGCGCTCAACTTCACCGCCGCTCCCCCCACCGAGTAG